DNA sequence from the Vicinamibacterales bacterium genome:
CTCGGCTGATCGAAGAGCCTCTGTCCGTACGCGGCGGTCGCGCCGCCGTCGATGAAGACGTTGAAGCCGGTGCGCCCGGTGCTCAACGGCGAGGAGAAGGGGACGCGCACCTCGGCCGACCACACGATCCGCTTGTCGCCGGCAAAGGCCCCGCCGCGGGTTCCGCGCAGACTCGATCCGCCGAGCAGCCACTGCTCGTAGGCGGGGAGCGGCGCCGACGAGGTGTCGTAGCCGGCGCGCACCGCCAGCACGTTCTGTCCCCAGAGCCGTTTGTAACCGCGCGCGTCGAGGCGATAGCGATCGATCGACGTGCCCGAGGGGCCGAAGCTCGCGGCCCCGACGGCGTTGAGGCGGCTCCACGCGGCGCTGGCCAGCACGGCGTCCAGCGGGTACGAGAGATCGCCGCGCGTGTCGAGGGTGACGTCCGCGCCGGTCGTCCACACGTTGTCGCGAAGCGGAGCGAAGCTCACACGGCTGCGGCCGATCTCGGCCCCCAGGGTCACGCGCCGGAAGAGCCGCCGTTCGGCGCGCGCTTCGAGCTCGAGCCGCCGATCGTCGATCGAGAAATGCGGGTTCTCGCGCTGCGCCAGCCCGAACGATCCCGACAGCCGCGTCAGCGGACCCGACTTGAACGTCCGATCCACCTCGAGGGCGACGCGGCGGGTGCCGCCCCAGGACAGCGGCACCGACAGGCGCGTGCCTTTCCCCGCGGCGTCGACGACGCTCGTCCGCGCCCCGTACGTCCATCCGTAGCCATCGTCGTAGTGAAGGATGGGAAAGAACATCAACCGGCTGCGCAGCCGCTGCGCGGCGCTCGGCGGTTCGCCGGCGGCACTCGTGCCGGGGCGCTCGTGGACGACCAGCACGAGCGCCACTTCGTCCATCGCCAGCGTGCGATAGCGCTTGCGCACCTGGACCTCGTCGAAGCGGCCGCTGTCCCGCAGGCGCTTCTCGACCGCCTCGATAGCGCCCGGCCCGAGCGGCTGCCCGACGGTCACGCCGGCAAGCTGCAGCACCACGGCGTCGGACACGGTCGCGTTGCCGTGAACGCGGACTTCAGTGATGGTCTCCGCCTGCATGACGGCGGCGAGCGCGAGCACGGTGAGCATCGCACCCATCAGCGCCCGCCCTTCGGGACCGAGACCTTCGACGACACGTCGGCCTTGCGGTAGTTGCTGAAGGCGCGCGTGTACTGAAACTCGAGGGAGCCGAGGGCGATCGTGACGCCGGCGTGGATCGAGACGTCCCGCGGCAGCCAGACGCCAGGGAAGGGCTGCCCCATCTGCATCGAGGCGCGGAGGTCGTCCACGCGCACGATCCATCCGGCGGGAAGGAAATCGAGCCAGACGTTGTCGAAGGTGTACTTGACGATCTGGTGGGATGCCGGATCGACCCAGAGCGTCACCTGCGACGACTTGTTCATCTTGCGGTCGATCTCCGCTTCGATCTCCTTCTCGCGCTGCCGCTGCTTTTCGTCGCGTGCCTCGCGGCGCTCCTCGCGCCTGGGATCGTCGTTGCGGTCGCGCGCGTTGCGCCGCTCCTCGTCGTTGTCGTTGAACAACCGCGTCGGCAGATAGTCGATCTTCAGTACGGGCTTGCCGTCGACGGTTTCCCTGCCGGCGAGGTAGTAGTTGCCCGGCTCGAACTTGAAGTCCATGAAGTAGGACTCGGAGACGAACCGGGGCTCGTTGATGGACGGCGCGCTGAACGCCGGCGGCTTGCCGTCGGCGGCCCGTTTTTCGTCGCGTTCGGTCCGGAACGTCCGGCGGCGCTGTTCGGCCCGCAGCCAGCGTTCTTCATAGGCGCGGCGATCGGCTTCGGGGATTGGAACGCCGTCGAACTTCAGCGGGCTGCGGACGTGGAATCCTTCGCGGACATACCAGGTGTATTCCCGCCGCATGCGGGTGACGGGGACGCGCCCGGGGCCAAGGATCTCGAATTCCTCCACCTCATCCAGCACGTAGTCGTTGAGGGTCTTCTTGTC
Encoded proteins:
- a CDS encoding BamA/TamA family outer membrane protein codes for the protein MGAMLTVLALAAVMQAETITEVRVHGNATVSDAVVLQLAGVTVGQPLGPGAIEAVEKRLRDSGRFDEVQVRKRYRTLAMDEVALVLVVHERPGTSAAGEPPSAAQRLRSRLMFFPILHYDDGYGWTYGARTSVVDAAGKGTRLSVPLSWGGTRRVALEVDRTFKSGPLTRLSGSFGLAQRENPHFSIDDRRLELEARAERRLFRRVTLGAEIGRSRVSFAPLRDNVWTTGADVTLDTRGDLSYPLDAVLASAAWSRLNAVGAASFGPSGTSIDRYRLDARGYKRLWGQNVLAVRAGYDTSSAPLPAYEQWLLGGSSLRGTRGGAFAGDKRIVWSAEVRVPFSSPLSTGRTGFNVFIDGGATAAYGQRLFDQPRHRSAGAGVWVTAAIFSLNLDVARSIDGHRTRVHFGTGFSF